The nucleotide sequence taataatataaatatgaTCATTTTTAATACCATCACCCCACCGAGCCATCCATCAAGAAATccacaaggttagcctgttagcttaattTGGTAGTGTGACCTGGGGCATACCCATTAATGGGATGGCTGGAACTGGCAACCTATTTATAGTCCCAGCATGGCTGGCTGTTGATTAAACAGTATAGATGACCAAATGTGAATATTCTATTAAATgtacaataaaacattttttaaacgtGCCCATACTTTAGCCCAGTGACCCATGCCATCAGCACACCAAATTTGTTGTAGATAGGGTCAAAACTGTAGATTTCTAtcttggtctctctctctctctctctctctctctctctctctctctctaaaaaaTTATTGTCCATTGATAAAGtactgtatatgtgtatgtatgttgctcCATGTTTTTGAAAATGTTTATTGGAAGTCACTCTGAATCCATCCAACATACCATTCCCTTCATATCATCTGAAAGAGAAACTCTAATATTGCACTTTACAATTAAACAATGTCTTATTGTGCCTCTGAACCCCAACAGATGTCTGATTCCAGGGTGTCCTCTGTAATCCAAGAGTGGGCGAGCCCTTACTCTGGACAAACCCACACTCAGAATCCACCCACCTCCAATCAAAGTGGGTCAACTGATCAGTTATCTCAGATGGACATGATGGCGTACGGTCATTCTCAGGGCTTGGTAAGGATGGGCAGCGAGGACCGAGCTCCTGAACCATTGACGGGATTGTACCTCCCGTACGCATCGTGTCTCAGCAACACCACGAATGTGGGGAGCACAAACCACCACCCGAGCCATACCACCACTCAGCAGGTGTGTTTTAAAGAAAGGAGATTTTTCTTCCTCTGGTTTCTATCTGACCAAACTTCCCTCCTGCCCAATATTTTGGGTCCAAGTTTTGCTGCAAAATTTTGCAGCATATCTAAGTTAAATATGGTGTAATCCATGAATTTGTAGGGCTGCTATGATTCTGTGTTAAATATATTTGCGTTTCTGTCCACAGGACTTTTCTCCCTTCCTCCTGCCAACTCTGAGGGCCCCAGTGACTAAGAGAAGCATCAGTAAGGACAGCGCAGAGTATCGGCTGCGCCGCGAGAGGAACAACATCGCCGTGAGGAAGAGCCGGGACAAAGCTCGCAGGCGCATCCTCCTCACGCAACAGAGGGCCCTGCAGCTgcaggaggaaaaccaaaagctgCAGCTGAGGATAGGACAGCTCACACAGGAGCTGGACACTCTCAGGCACGTCCTGGCACAGCGCCACCTGCAGACAGATGATGGAGCAATACAGGAACCTGCCATCTGAGTGGAGCTTAAACTTATGTCATCAGACAATTTCTTATATCCACATCCTGATATGGgtcaaaatctctgtcatgatCTGTCTATGCACTTAAAGAGTCAGTGTAATACCCTCGTCACACCTTGACCATTTAGTCAGCGttttagtgaagcagataacagaatatttacagaggaatctttcatactccttagacattactcttttgtaaaagcatgttagccacctaaattttcagtaggcagccaggtagaggtcaattgatgaattacacaggggtcaaaatttaaaaatgctccaatcatattgaaaagtatacaacattatttgtataatcacaaagattccaaaaaggtatagtttgaactatctgtgactgaatattatggagttatggggtgaaaacagtaagaatgatgacaaaggtcaatttcagtttgtacaggggccaaaagttaaacTTActataattttggtaaaaagtgatgcaaattattggttgtgctaataggattaataaatggaatagctttgagagtgttgaatgcttggtctccaaagtaaaggtcaaacaagataaacgtccattggattctatgacgtgtgccatatgttaccctgtagcatgacaactaagcatgatacatagtgcaaactattcctttttagaaccctatcaaCTCAACCAATAATAAACTGAAAttcatctttgtcaccattttagcccataactccataatattcagtcacagataccTGCTCAAACACCTGCTCATTAtagtctggctgcagctcctcggtgctctcacctcctcaagcccccccccccccccccccgcccccgctGCGCGCAACTGACGCAGACATTTCTGCGTTATTAGATACGCAGCATATGCAACTGTATGCAGGCCTGATGTGAAAGACGCTTTAGTATATAGATTCTTCATAACTCCCACAACTGTGAAATATGTGAGAATTACAAAGCTCACTACAGGTGCTATGAATGGGTAACCCCCCGACCCTTGATGTTTTGTGTTGGGGAAATGGGGGTTGTCAGACTGCTGTTGGAGGCCATCATCTGATCTGCCCCATGTGGAGTACAAAAGTCTTGAATGGGTGTCAATGGGGTGACCACCACCAGACTGCAAATTGATATAAACATTTCACACTGCAAAATCACTTATGACATAATTGTTTGTTCATCTCAGTGATGAAGATGAACCCTCAACTCTTTCCCATTTTTCATTTTAACTGTTAATTCCTTATTTCAGTGACAGAGTCCTTCCCTCAGGTTATAAGATAGGAACAGCACTTGTCATTTTGTCCATTTGCTGGCTTCTACACATCTCTTCTACATGTCTCTtaattccacattttatgttattctTATGGTGTTTGTGATCCCTGTGGTCTTGAGTGGATCCTTCTGTCATATGTTGGTAATTTTGGGGTATTATTTATGCTAATTCATTCTTCTTCTGAATGCCTGCTGATGTAGAGATGGGTGTAATTcaacatgtgcacacacaaaTTTTCTGGATTTACTAGTGTTTCCCAAATCTGGTGTGGCATAGTTGTAAAAGCCCATCATACTAAAAAAGGTGAAAAATTTGAGAGAAGTTTTCAAAAATGTTCTTGCATGAGGCCCAGTGTTCCTCTCAGACTTACACACTTGACAAATGTGAAAACATTTAAACATGGTTGTTGGGCAGGGAATCCTCATCCTCATTATGTTTTAAAAACATGGCAAAATTTAGCACATGCACGACAATTTTGTGACATCAGTAAATTCTGTTGTAGTGAGAGTGCAGCCAGTACGCTTAAGTGTATTCCAGTGGTTCCGAAACTGGGTTGGATGGGCAGTTATTTCACATGGTTCATGAGCAAATAGTGGAAAAACTGTGAACTACAAAAAGAATCAAACTTGCTTTGAGTGAGAACAATAAACAAGATTGCTGTAATTGCATCTTTGGCTATAAAGAAGGTGGTGCACTTCATCGATGTTGCACCAGGACCAACCTCTGTAGGTAAACTAATTTTGGCAGTAACCACTTTTGGGTGTCTTCATGTAAAAGATCATATGACAAGAGGACATTGATGGATGGGTTTGACAGTTTTCTTTCAATGTTATTATCATTTTCCATTGTTCTCAGAAATAATCTCAATAAAGCTCCTATGTTGACACTGAAGCACATTGGTCACTATGCTTATCCCGGGACACTGAAGCATGAAACACATGAGAATCTACAACTCCTCTGGATGGGACTTCAGTCTGTTACAGGCTCAGCGTATGTATAAAATGAAAATGACATGTTCAGCCTACTAATGCCACCACAGAGCTAAACGATCAGTGAAGAACACCAGTGCAGCTGTTGAAGTGTTGATTCAGAAGCCCACAGATTTTGTCTCATGTGTCAAAGCTTCCCTTTCATTGATGGGCTTTGGGtcctttttgaaaatttgtacacTCAGAAATATttgccctaacttttaagatttatgtaattttattacatgacaaattcccatttacttttttagataattttaatacaaacctaccaaataaaccttacatgatgcatattcattaatcctatttatttgaaatgcataatcctcagcttgatgtatttagtattaataaaatataattactctcaataataatgacagtatttatttaaaatacataaagtatattgtcggaattgcataataattatgttacctatacataaGTAGcataattattaaattaaattgctcccttcccaact is from Thalassophryne amazonica chromosome 1, fThaAma1.1, whole genome shotgun sequence and encodes:
- the cebp1 gene encoding CCAAT/enhancer binding protein (C/EBP) 1, which gives rise to MMMSDSRVSSVIQEWASPYSGQTHTQNPPTSNQSGSTDQLSQMDMMAYGHSQGLVRMGSEDRAPEPLTGLYLPYASCLSNTTNVGSTNHHPSHTTTQQDFSPFLLPTLRAPVTKRSISKDSAEYRLRRERNNIAVRKSRDKARRRILLTQQRALQLQEENQKLQLRIGQLTQELDTLRHVLAQRHLQTDDGAIQEPAI